A part of Corynebacterium lactis RW2-5 genomic DNA contains:
- the tal gene encoding transaldolase, whose product MANSTMAKLAEVGTSAWLDDLSRQRLSSGDLKNLIEDLHVVGVTTNPAIFSSAMTSGEDYDPQLAELTAAGASPAEAVFSMAIDDVRDACEVFASVYEDSEGLDGRVSIEVDPRYADDYEATIAQARELWQRVGKSNAMIKIPATDASLPAVSDALAEGISVNVTLIFSVERYQQVIEAFMDGIDRAKDNGLDLENIHSVASLFVSRVDTEVDKRLEAIGSDDALALRGKAGLANARAAYAKFEEAFASQNIRWAQLENKGANPQRLLWASTGVKNPEYPATMYVTELAAPLTVNTMPEKTLRAAAAFEGEVVDAVSGQGANAQDTLEALEVVGIDIADVIDVLEREGVEKFVDSWNSLLSSIEERMQQLKSQ is encoded by the coding sequence ATGGCTAACTCTACGATGGCAAAACTCGCCGAAGTCGGAACCTCCGCATGGCTCGACGACCTGTCGCGCCAGCGACTGTCCTCCGGCGACCTGAAAAACCTCATCGAGGACCTCCACGTCGTCGGTGTTACGACGAACCCGGCGATTTTCTCCTCCGCCATGACATCGGGCGAGGACTACGACCCGCAGCTGGCGGAGCTTACGGCCGCCGGCGCGTCTCCGGCAGAGGCTGTCTTCTCGATGGCCATCGACGATGTCCGCGACGCGTGCGAAGTTTTCGCTTCTGTTTACGAGGACTCCGAAGGTCTCGATGGACGTGTGTCCATCGAGGTAGACCCTCGTTACGCAGACGACTACGAGGCGACCATCGCGCAGGCTCGTGAACTGTGGCAGCGAGTCGGCAAGTCCAACGCAATGATCAAGATCCCCGCGACCGACGCTTCTCTGCCGGCCGTATCCGATGCACTAGCAGAGGGAATCTCGGTAAACGTCACCCTGATCTTCTCGGTCGAGCGCTACCAGCAGGTCATCGAGGCCTTCATGGACGGCATCGATCGTGCTAAGGACAACGGCCTCGACCTCGAGAACATTCACTCGGTAGCTTCGCTGTTTGTGTCCCGAGTCGACACCGAGGTCGACAAGCGCCTGGAGGCGATCGGCTCGGACGACGCGCTGGCGCTTCGCGGCAAGGCCGGTCTTGCTAATGCACGCGCAGCTTACGCGAAATTCGAGGAAGCTTTTGCCTCTCAGAATATTCGCTGGGCCCAGCTAGAGAACAAGGGTGCCAACCCGCAGCGTCTCCTCTGGGCGTCGACGGGTGTGAAGAACCCTGAGTACCCGGCGACGATGTACGTGACTGAGCTGGCGGCCCCGCTCACCGTCAACACGATGCCCGAGAAGACCCTCCGCGCTGCGGCGGCCTTCGAGGGGGAGGTTGTTGACGCGGTCTCCGGCCAGGGCGCGAATGCGCAGGATACCCTCGAGGCTCTCGAGGTGGTCGGTATCGACATCGCCGACGTCATCGATGTCCTCGAGCGCGAAGGTGTTGAAAAGTTTGTCGATTCCTGGAACAGTCTGCTGAGCTCTATCGAGGAGCGCATGCAGCAGTTGAAGAGCCAGTAG